In Sesamum indicum cultivar Zhongzhi No. 13 linkage group LG8, S_indicum_v1.0, whole genome shotgun sequence, the sequence CGGTCGCATATGTTGTCGAGGATGAGGTCGTCCAAGCTGTGGAACAGAGCTACCTAAAGATAAATGTACATCCAAGTTAGTGCAAGAATTCAGTTGTTGATCTTTCACTACAGTTGAACAAGTAAAAGTTCATTCACACCTTTCTAATGAGGTCGAGGCAAAGAAAGCGTTTAATGTCCCGCCTAAGTCCTTCAGGCAAGTCTTGAATCAGTTCCATCTCGTCGTCACCGCCCATAACTGCCCATCTTTGGCGTTCATAACGGCGAACTCTTTGTCTCAGTTGAGACGGCAATTGCCTCCGCCTCATCCACCACTCCATGTCCCTGCACCGCAGTTGCATTTTCCTCTTCCTCGCCATGACCGAGTGCAGAAATACCTGTAGCAGTAGAATTTTAGTCACTAGGCGACTCAATGCACCATCTCTACTTCAATTTCAACACCAAAACATACAATAATCGTACCTGAATGTTACCAATTAACAGAGTGAATAACATTAGACCACTGAGCACAGTGCATATACTGAACATCACTTCCAACCAGTGACTCGTTGGCTCCAAGTCGTTGCCGAAAGTGCTGAAACCAAATACAAGAaacttttaaatgaaaatccaCGGCAAACTCCTAACCTAACGAGCTAACAACGCGTCTGTCGTATACAGAGGTAATTACCTCAGAGTCATCAGTCCCCAGAAAATGGGGTACAGAATCTTGACAGCAACAGAATTGCTGGACACAACAGGAAGAGCCCACTTATAGATTCCATAACGAAATGGTCCATTGACATCCAAACACAACGGCTTCCTAAGCACAACCGTCGAGTTACCACCACATGGATTGTTCAACGTCCCGGACGGCAGTAAAAACTGATAACAAACCTCCTCCGAGCATGATAATGACAGATTGCAAGTCCCGCTCCTCACACACTGCTGCTTCAGGCACGACGCGACACGGTTTATGGCAAGAACGTACCAGCAACCACCGGCAACCTAAACATCGATCACGAAGGAAAGTTATCATCACACCactgattttgaatttgataaggtactgaatttgattatatacTTACATGAGAAGCAATGAAGTATGCTATGAGATTAAGGCCGAAACCCCACCAAATGGTGCCGAAGATATAGCCGGTCACCTTCTGCATTTTTCTCATTAAGCATATGCTGTGATAGACCTTAGGTAGGAACTGGAACAAGAAGATGAGCAGTAGAATCGTCATTATCAGCTTTATCTGCTCCTCTTTTATCAGTCGTGGCACCACCAACCAAAATACTGCCTGCAAATCGTTTTTAGGAAATATTTAGGATACTGTGTAGTAAACatcaaaaattgcaaaatcttTCTTCATAGTAGGTTTGTCAGAAACTATAAACTCCATAATATTTCAACTCTGCCATGAAAtcatttccttttttcctaaatttctACCCAATATATAATCTATATTCCACGTAGGATATGTCTGGAcatgaatattaaaaagtgAAACTTTAATACTATTATCACgtgttaattttaaattacaaaaaataattttacaaggAAAAAGATATCAACATCAgtcaaaatacattttttggtaattaatttacattaaaattttaattagtaattaattaaggttGGGATTAAGACTCTGAGGACTGTCACCTGAGGTATGGGAAGTATCACGAAAGCATCAAACCAGAACCCCTTGACCGACCGCAAATAATGAGCAGCAATCGCACGCGTGTCCCACACGAGTTTCCCGCACCCCACGACCAGCGACTCCCTCGACACGTACGCCAGCCGGAACTGCAGCCACAGGTGGCATAGGTGCACGGCGTCCACGCAAGTCCGAAGCACCGTCACCACCGCCGCCAGCCCCCCGTCCATGTACAAGCACGGCGAGCCGCCGCGGCCAATTGACAGCGCGTAGAAGAAAAGTGGGTCGACGGCCAACGCCATCCCACGCGCGAGCAATAGCGCCCGATTCCACCTCTGGACGCGCTTGCTCCGAGGGTCCAACACGCGGGAGCGAAAGGAGGTTCGGTTCTTGGGTCCTGGGCGGTTTTTTATGGGGAGCAAGGAAGAACCGGCGGAGGCCTCCCACTCCGGCTGGTGTGCCTTGTCGCAGCTGGTGGAGTGGAAAGCCGGGACACCGACCTGAGTGCAGGCGTAGCACTCGCCGAAGGTGGAGAAGCGGGTGTCG encodes:
- the LOC105167629 gene encoding cyclic nucleotide-gated ion channel 2-like gives rise to the protein MSSHQSPDLHFSLPRWFGLFRRDSDDADDTRFSTFGECYACTQVGVPAFHSTSCDKAHQPEWEASAGSSLLPIKNRPGPKNRTSFRSRVLDPRSKRVQRWNRALLLARGMALAVDPLFFYALSIGRGGSPCLYMDGGLAAVVTVLRTCVDAVHLCHLWLQFRLAYVSRESLVVGCGKLVWDTRAIAAHYLRSVKGFWFDAFVILPIPQAVFWLVVPRLIKEEQIKLIMTILLLIFLFQFLPKVYHSICLMRKMQKVTGYIFGTIWWGFGLNLIAYFIASHVAGGCWYVLAINRVASCLKQQCVRSGTCNLSLSCSEEVCYQFLLPSGTLNNPCGGNSTVVLRKPLCLDVNGPFRYGIYKWALPVVSSNSVAVKILYPIFWGLMTLSTFGNDLEPTSHWLEVMFSICTVLSGLMLFTLLIGNIQVFLHSVMARKRKMQLRCRDMEWWMRRRQLPSQLRQRVRRYERQRWAVMGGDDEMELIQDLPEGLRRDIKRFLCLDLIRKVALFHSLDDLILDNICDRVKPLVFSKDEKIIREGDPVPRIIFIMRGSVKSSQNLSRGIVATNILKPGGFFGDELLSWCLRRPFIDRLPASSATFTCIELTEAFALKANDLRYITEHFRYKFANERLRRTARYYSSNWRTWAAVNIQLAWRRYILRTRRAVSFHSDNGDSDRRLRQYAAFFMSIRPHDHLE